From the genome of Synchiropus splendidus isolate RoL2022-P1 chromosome 17, RoL_Sspl_1.0, whole genome shotgun sequence, one region includes:
- the supt20 gene encoding transcription factor SPT20 homolog isoform X3, with translation MQQGLEYALDRAEYIVESARQRPAKRRLSSGGRKSLYQKLYELYIEECEKEPELKTLRRNVNLLEKLVSQESVSCLVVNLYPGNEGYSLMLRGKNGSDSETVRLPYEEGELLEYLDAEELPPILVDLLEKSQVNIFHCGCVIVEVRDFRQSINAKMPSYQSRHVLLRPTMQTLICDVHAMTSEHHKWTQDDKLQLESQLILATAEPLCLDPSISVTCTANRLFYNKQKLNTRSMKRCYKRHSRAALNRQQELSYLPVPPQLRLYDYLQKKKERRPAPSIDLKISKIGNCVDMWRQNNNCQLSVPKEIDVEKYAVVEKSLLLEDSQPTTVIWPAEEVIDDYTFECEVRGQVQRTKVSIFQSIGDPLVYGKIYCAKEPKAEDDVTDLKLVHPPFLIGSKIDAERFLAHYQKVCETEGNCEVKMSHNVGQGPLSPNKDETDGTSLLTQTSVLGKGVKHRPPPIKLPPGSGSSSSSGNSFSSQTSCVPLKGPTPPPAKSQSLNRKHSIELGQMGMLSPASLSPIGTAQRSGTPKPSTPTPSNTPCSTPHPSDVLTAPLPVTPTPSDGAVVQGQSQTTLLTNFPQQQLSLSQPLPVMTIPLPTMGTSITTGATSSQVMTNPAGLNFINVVSSVCSPQTLMSSSNQMLGPGLNLSGILPSGGLMPSMQSATPTGGHFGLNSSAGLRQLNLLQQQQVSQFSPQQSQSATSSPQQQGETGDQGSDQNLGSQQTAVINLGVGGFMSPQTVLSQLGCGLDGSGPQLPSPRLHQQHQPQIQLQFLQHQMQQQQQQMAMGAAGPQEGAPLHLTANLPRSRRKRSLPQPLPKL, from the exons ATG CAACAAGGTTTGGAGTATGCACTGGACCGAGCAGAG TACATTGTCGAAAGTGCTCGCCAGCGACCTGCAAAAAGGAGGCTGTCTTCAGGTGGAAGAAAAAGTTTGTATCAGAAGCTCTATGAGCTGTACATTGAAGAATGTGAGAAAGAACCAGAGTTAAAG ACTTTAAGAAGAAATGTGAATCTGTTGGAAAAGCTGGTGTCTCAGGAATCAGTGTCATGCCTCGTGGTAAACCTGTACCCTGGAAATGAGGGCTACTCATTAATGCTCAGGGGCAAAAATGGATCAG ATTCTGAAACCGTCCGCCTGCCATATGAAGAAGGCGAACTGCTTGAGTACTTGGATGCAGAGGAGTTGCCTCCAATTCTGGTGGATTTGTTGGAGAAATCGCAG GTGAACATCTTCCACTGTGGCTGTGTGATCGTTGAAGTGCGAGACTTCAGACAGTCGATTAATGCTAAGATGCCTTCCTATCAAAGCAGACATGTTCTTTTGAGGCCCACAATGCAG aCTCTGATTTGTGACGTCCATGCAATGACCAGTGAGCATCACAAGTGGACACAG GATGACAAATTGCAACTGGAGAGTCAGTTGATATTGGCGACAGCTGAACCTCTGTGTCTGGACCCGTCCATTTCTGTGACCTGCACGGCCAACCGTCTGTTTTACAACAAGCAGAAACTAAACACTCGTTCAATGAAACG GTGTTACAAAAGGCACTCTCGAGCCGCCCTGAACAGACAACAGGAGTTGTCTTACCTTCCTGTGCCCCCACAGCTACGCCTTTATGACTACctacagaagaagaaggagagaagaCCTGCTCCAAGCATTGACTTGAAGATATCAAAAATTGGAAAT TGTGTTGACATGTGGAGGCAAAACAACAACTGCCAGCTCAGCGTTCCTAAAGAAATCGAT GTGGAGAAGTACGCTGTTGTGGAGAAGTCTCTGCTGTTGGAAGACTCTCAGCCCACAACTGTCATTTGGCCTGCTGAG GAAGTCATTGATGACTACACTTTTGAGTGTGAAGTGAGAGGCCAAGTCCAAAGGACTAAGGTATCCATCTTTCAGTCAATTGGTGATCCACTGGTTTATGGAAAGATCTACTGTGCTAAAGAGCCAAAGGCAGAGGATGATGTTACAGACCTTAAGCTCGTACATCCTCC GTTCCTTATAGGATCAAAGATTGATGCTGAGCG TTTTCTAGCTCATTACCAAAaagtgtgtgagacagagggaaactgtgaggtgaaaatgtcccATAATGTTGGACAAGGTCCCCTTTCTCCTAACAAAGATGAG ACTGATGGAACGTCTTTACTGACGCAGACATCGGTTCTGGGAAAAGGGGTAAAGCACCGGCCGCCTCCAATCAAACTGCCACCAGGATctggcagcagctcctcctcag GTAATTCATTTAGCTCCCAAACATCCTGTGTTCCGCTCAAAGGTCCTACACCCCCTCCAGCCAAAAGCCAGTCTCTTAACAGGAAACACTCTATTGAACTAGGGCAGATGGGCATGCTGTCGCCTGCCTCCCTCTCACCGATTGGCACCGCACAAA GATCGGGAACACCCAAGCCATCCACCCCCACACCGAGCAACACACCATGCTCAACACCACACCCATCCGATGTGCTAACCGCCCCCCTCCCTGTGACCCCAACCCCCTCAGACGGTGCAGTGGTTCAGGGTCAGTCACAGACCACCCTGCTCACCAATTTTCCCCAGCAGCAACTGTCTTTGAGTCAACCTTTGCCTGTCATGACCATCCCCTTGCCCACCATGGGGACCTCCATCACCACAGGAGCCACGTCATCACAGGTCATGACGAACCCTGCTGGACTAAATTTCATCAATGTGGTCAGCTCTGTCTG CAGTCCTCAGACATTAATGAGCAGCTCCAACCAAATGCTGGGTCCTGGCCTTAATTTAAGTGGAATACTGCCATCTGGGGGGCTGATGCCCAGCATGCAGTCAGCTACACCAACAG GAGGCCACTTTGGTCTGAACAGCAGTGCTGGCTTAAGACAACTGAACCTTTTGCAG cagcagcaggtgtctCAGTTCTCCCCACAGCAGAGTCAGTCGGCCACCTCcagtcctcagcagcagggggaGACG GGGGATCAAGGCAGTGATCAAAATTTGGGAAGTCAACAGACAGCAGTCATCAATCTGGGTGTAGGAGGGTTTATGTCGCCGCAGACAG
- the supt20 gene encoding transcription factor SPT20 homolog isoform X1, with protein MQQGLEYALDRAEYIVESARQRPAKRRLSSGGRKSLYQKLYELYIEECEKEPELKTLRRNVNLLEKLVSQESVSCLVVNLYPGNEGYSLMLRGKNGSDSETVRLPYEEGELLEYLDAEELPPILVDLLEKSQVNIFHCGCVIVEVRDFRQSINAKMPSYQSRHVLLRPTMQTLICDVHAMTSEHHKWTQDDKLQLESQLILATAEPLCLDPSISVTCTANRLFYNKQKLNTRSMKRCYKRHSRAALNRQQELSYLPVPPQLRLYDYLQKKKERRPAPSIDLKISKIGNCVDMWRQNNNCQLSVPKEIDVEKYAVVEKSLLLEDSQPTTVIWPAEEVIDDYTFECEVRGQVQRTKVSIFQSIGDPLVYGKIYCAKEPKAEDDVTDLKLVHPPFLIGSKIDAERFLAHYQKVCETEGNCEVKMSHNVGQGPLSPNKDETDGTSLLTQTSVLGKGVKHRPPPIKLPPGSGSSSSSGNSFSSQTSCVPLKGPTPPPAKSQSLNRKHSIELGQMGMLSPASLSPIGTAQRSGTPKPSTPTPSNTPCSTPHPSDVLTAPLPVTPTPSDGAVVQGQSQTTLLTNFPQQQLSLSQPLPVMTIPLPTMGTSITTGATSSQVMTNPAGLNFINVVSSVCSPQTLMSSSNQMLGPGLNLSGILPSGGLMPSMQSATPTGGHFGLNSSAGLRQLNLLQLPTGPLIFNPLQQQQVSQFSPQQSQSATSSPQQQGETGDQGSDQNLGSQQTAVINLGVGGFMSPQTVLSQLGCGLDGSGPQLPSPRLHQQHQPQIQLQFLQHQMQQQQQQMAMGAAGPQEGAPLHLTANLPRSRRKRSLPQPLPKL; from the exons ATG CAACAAGGTTTGGAGTATGCACTGGACCGAGCAGAG TACATTGTCGAAAGTGCTCGCCAGCGACCTGCAAAAAGGAGGCTGTCTTCAGGTGGAAGAAAAAGTTTGTATCAGAAGCTCTATGAGCTGTACATTGAAGAATGTGAGAAAGAACCAGAGTTAAAG ACTTTAAGAAGAAATGTGAATCTGTTGGAAAAGCTGGTGTCTCAGGAATCAGTGTCATGCCTCGTGGTAAACCTGTACCCTGGAAATGAGGGCTACTCATTAATGCTCAGGGGCAAAAATGGATCAG ATTCTGAAACCGTCCGCCTGCCATATGAAGAAGGCGAACTGCTTGAGTACTTGGATGCAGAGGAGTTGCCTCCAATTCTGGTGGATTTGTTGGAGAAATCGCAG GTGAACATCTTCCACTGTGGCTGTGTGATCGTTGAAGTGCGAGACTTCAGACAGTCGATTAATGCTAAGATGCCTTCCTATCAAAGCAGACATGTTCTTTTGAGGCCCACAATGCAG aCTCTGATTTGTGACGTCCATGCAATGACCAGTGAGCATCACAAGTGGACACAG GATGACAAATTGCAACTGGAGAGTCAGTTGATATTGGCGACAGCTGAACCTCTGTGTCTGGACCCGTCCATTTCTGTGACCTGCACGGCCAACCGTCTGTTTTACAACAAGCAGAAACTAAACACTCGTTCAATGAAACG GTGTTACAAAAGGCACTCTCGAGCCGCCCTGAACAGACAACAGGAGTTGTCTTACCTTCCTGTGCCCCCACAGCTACGCCTTTATGACTACctacagaagaagaaggagagaagaCCTGCTCCAAGCATTGACTTGAAGATATCAAAAATTGGAAAT TGTGTTGACATGTGGAGGCAAAACAACAACTGCCAGCTCAGCGTTCCTAAAGAAATCGAT GTGGAGAAGTACGCTGTTGTGGAGAAGTCTCTGCTGTTGGAAGACTCTCAGCCCACAACTGTCATTTGGCCTGCTGAG GAAGTCATTGATGACTACACTTTTGAGTGTGAAGTGAGAGGCCAAGTCCAAAGGACTAAGGTATCCATCTTTCAGTCAATTGGTGATCCACTGGTTTATGGAAAGATCTACTGTGCTAAAGAGCCAAAGGCAGAGGATGATGTTACAGACCTTAAGCTCGTACATCCTCC GTTCCTTATAGGATCAAAGATTGATGCTGAGCG TTTTCTAGCTCATTACCAAAaagtgtgtgagacagagggaaactgtgaggtgaaaatgtcccATAATGTTGGACAAGGTCCCCTTTCTCCTAACAAAGATGAG ACTGATGGAACGTCTTTACTGACGCAGACATCGGTTCTGGGAAAAGGGGTAAAGCACCGGCCGCCTCCAATCAAACTGCCACCAGGATctggcagcagctcctcctcag GTAATTCATTTAGCTCCCAAACATCCTGTGTTCCGCTCAAAGGTCCTACACCCCCTCCAGCCAAAAGCCAGTCTCTTAACAGGAAACACTCTATTGAACTAGGGCAGATGGGCATGCTGTCGCCTGCCTCCCTCTCACCGATTGGCACCGCACAAA GATCGGGAACACCCAAGCCATCCACCCCCACACCGAGCAACACACCATGCTCAACACCACACCCATCCGATGTGCTAACCGCCCCCCTCCCTGTGACCCCAACCCCCTCAGACGGTGCAGTGGTTCAGGGTCAGTCACAGACCACCCTGCTCACCAATTTTCCCCAGCAGCAACTGTCTTTGAGTCAACCTTTGCCTGTCATGACCATCCCCTTGCCCACCATGGGGACCTCCATCACCACAGGAGCCACGTCATCACAGGTCATGACGAACCCTGCTGGACTAAATTTCATCAATGTGGTCAGCTCTGTCTG CAGTCCTCAGACATTAATGAGCAGCTCCAACCAAATGCTGGGTCCTGGCCTTAATTTAAGTGGAATACTGCCATCTGGGGGGCTGATGCCCAGCATGCAGTCAGCTACACCAACAG GAGGCCACTTTGGTCTGAACAGCAGTGCTGGCTTAAGACAACTGAACCTTTTGCAG CTCCCCACTGGCCCTCTCATCTTTAaccctctgcagcagcagcaggtgtctCAGTTCTCCCCACAGCAGAGTCAGTCGGCCACCTCcagtcctcagcagcagggggaGACG GGGGATCAAGGCAGTGATCAAAATTTGGGAAGTCAACAGACAGCAGTCATCAATCTGGGTGTAGGAGGGTTTATGTCGCCGCAGACAG
- the supt20 gene encoding transcription factor SPT20 homolog isoform X5, producing the protein MQQGLEYALDRAEYIVESARQRPAKRRLSSGGRKSLYQKLYELYIEECEKEPELKTLRRNVNLLEKLVSQESVSCLVVNLYPGNEGYSLMLRGKNGSDSETVRLPYEEGELLEYLDAEELPPILVDLLEKSQVNIFHCGCVIVEVRDFRQSINAKMPSYQSRHVLLRPTMQTLICDVHAMTSEHHKWTQDDKLQLESQLILATAEPLCLDPSISVTCTANRLFYNKQKLNTRSMKRCYKRHSRAALNRQQELSYLPVPPQLRLYDYLQKKKERRPAPSIDLKISKIGNCVDMWRQNNNCQLSVPKEIDVEKYAVVEKSLLLEDSQPTTVIWPAEEVIDDYTFECEVRGQVQRTKVSIFQSIGDPLVYGKIYCAKEPKAEDDVTDLKLVHPPFLIGSKIDAERFLAHYQKVCETEGNCEVKMSHNVGQGPLSPNKDETDGTSLLTQTSVLGKGVKHRPPPIKLPPGSGSSSSSGNSFSSQTSCVPLKGPTPPPAKSQSLNRKHSIELGQMGMLSPASLSPIGTAQRSGTPKPSTPTPSNTPCSTPHPSDVLTAPLPVTPTPSDGAVVQGQSQTTLLTNFPQQQLSLSQPLPVMTIPLPTMGTSITTGATSSQVMTNPAGLNFINVVSSVCSPQTLMSSSNQMLGPGLNLSGILPSGGLMPSMQSATPTGGHFGLNSSAGLRQLNLLQLPTGPLIFNPLQQQQVSQFSPQQSQSATSSPQQQGETGDQGSDQNLGSQQTAVINLGVGGFMSPQTVAILAAPNAAAAAANGYGSGGSTGGSAPTSYRQPTKK; encoded by the exons ATG CAACAAGGTTTGGAGTATGCACTGGACCGAGCAGAG TACATTGTCGAAAGTGCTCGCCAGCGACCTGCAAAAAGGAGGCTGTCTTCAGGTGGAAGAAAAAGTTTGTATCAGAAGCTCTATGAGCTGTACATTGAAGAATGTGAGAAAGAACCAGAGTTAAAG ACTTTAAGAAGAAATGTGAATCTGTTGGAAAAGCTGGTGTCTCAGGAATCAGTGTCATGCCTCGTGGTAAACCTGTACCCTGGAAATGAGGGCTACTCATTAATGCTCAGGGGCAAAAATGGATCAG ATTCTGAAACCGTCCGCCTGCCATATGAAGAAGGCGAACTGCTTGAGTACTTGGATGCAGAGGAGTTGCCTCCAATTCTGGTGGATTTGTTGGAGAAATCGCAG GTGAACATCTTCCACTGTGGCTGTGTGATCGTTGAAGTGCGAGACTTCAGACAGTCGATTAATGCTAAGATGCCTTCCTATCAAAGCAGACATGTTCTTTTGAGGCCCACAATGCAG aCTCTGATTTGTGACGTCCATGCAATGACCAGTGAGCATCACAAGTGGACACAG GATGACAAATTGCAACTGGAGAGTCAGTTGATATTGGCGACAGCTGAACCTCTGTGTCTGGACCCGTCCATTTCTGTGACCTGCACGGCCAACCGTCTGTTTTACAACAAGCAGAAACTAAACACTCGTTCAATGAAACG GTGTTACAAAAGGCACTCTCGAGCCGCCCTGAACAGACAACAGGAGTTGTCTTACCTTCCTGTGCCCCCACAGCTACGCCTTTATGACTACctacagaagaagaaggagagaagaCCTGCTCCAAGCATTGACTTGAAGATATCAAAAATTGGAAAT TGTGTTGACATGTGGAGGCAAAACAACAACTGCCAGCTCAGCGTTCCTAAAGAAATCGAT GTGGAGAAGTACGCTGTTGTGGAGAAGTCTCTGCTGTTGGAAGACTCTCAGCCCACAACTGTCATTTGGCCTGCTGAG GAAGTCATTGATGACTACACTTTTGAGTGTGAAGTGAGAGGCCAAGTCCAAAGGACTAAGGTATCCATCTTTCAGTCAATTGGTGATCCACTGGTTTATGGAAAGATCTACTGTGCTAAAGAGCCAAAGGCAGAGGATGATGTTACAGACCTTAAGCTCGTACATCCTCC GTTCCTTATAGGATCAAAGATTGATGCTGAGCG TTTTCTAGCTCATTACCAAAaagtgtgtgagacagagggaaactgtgaggtgaaaatgtcccATAATGTTGGACAAGGTCCCCTTTCTCCTAACAAAGATGAG ACTGATGGAACGTCTTTACTGACGCAGACATCGGTTCTGGGAAAAGGGGTAAAGCACCGGCCGCCTCCAATCAAACTGCCACCAGGATctggcagcagctcctcctcag GTAATTCATTTAGCTCCCAAACATCCTGTGTTCCGCTCAAAGGTCCTACACCCCCTCCAGCCAAAAGCCAGTCTCTTAACAGGAAACACTCTATTGAACTAGGGCAGATGGGCATGCTGTCGCCTGCCTCCCTCTCACCGATTGGCACCGCACAAA GATCGGGAACACCCAAGCCATCCACCCCCACACCGAGCAACACACCATGCTCAACACCACACCCATCCGATGTGCTAACCGCCCCCCTCCCTGTGACCCCAACCCCCTCAGACGGTGCAGTGGTTCAGGGTCAGTCACAGACCACCCTGCTCACCAATTTTCCCCAGCAGCAACTGTCTTTGAGTCAACCTTTGCCTGTCATGACCATCCCCTTGCCCACCATGGGGACCTCCATCACCACAGGAGCCACGTCATCACAGGTCATGACGAACCCTGCTGGACTAAATTTCATCAATGTGGTCAGCTCTGTCTG CAGTCCTCAGACATTAATGAGCAGCTCCAACCAAATGCTGGGTCCTGGCCTTAATTTAAGTGGAATACTGCCATCTGGGGGGCTGATGCCCAGCATGCAGTCAGCTACACCAACAG GAGGCCACTTTGGTCTGAACAGCAGTGCTGGCTTAAGACAACTGAACCTTTTGCAG CTCCCCACTGGCCCTCTCATCTTTAaccctctgcagcagcagcaggtgtctCAGTTCTCCCCACAGCAGAGTCAGTCGGCCACCTCcagtcctcagcagcagggggaGACG GGGGATCAAGGCAGTGATCAAAATTTGGGAAGTCAACAGACAGCAGTCATCAATCTGGGTGTAGGAGGGTTTATGTCGCCGCAGACAG
- the supt20 gene encoding transcription factor SPT20 homolog isoform X6: MQQGLEYALDRAEYIVESARQRPAKRRLSSGGRKSLYQKLYELYIEECEKEPELKTLRRNVNLLEKLVSQESVSCLVVNLYPGNEGYSLMLRGKNGSDSETVRLPYEEGELLEYLDAEELPPILVDLLEKSQVNIFHCGCVIVEVRDFRQSINAKMPSYQSRHVLLRPTMQTLICDVHAMTSEHHKWTQDDKLQLESQLILATAEPLCLDPSISVTCTANRLFYNKQKLNTRSMKRCYKRHSRAALNRQQELSYLPVPPQLRLYDYLQKKKERRPAPSIDLKISKIGNCVDMWRQNNNCQLSVPKEIDVEKYAVVEKSLLLEDSQPTTVIWPAEEVIDDYTFECEVRGQVQRTKVSIFQSIGDPLVYGKIYCAKEPKAEDDVTDLKLVHPPFLIGSKIDAERFLAHYQKVCETEGNCEVKMSHNVGQGPLSPNKDETDGTSLLTQTSVLGKGVKHRPPPIKLPPGSGSSSSSGNSFSSQTSCVPLKGPTPPPAKSQSLNRKHSIELGQMGMLSPASLSPIGTAQRSGTPKPSTPTPSNTPCSTPHPSDVLTAPLPVTPTPSDGAVVQGQSQTTLLTNFPQQQLSLSQPLPVMTIPLPTMGTSITTGATSSQVMTNPAGLNFINVVSSVCSPQTLMSSSNQMLGPGLNLSGILPSGGLMPSMQSATPTGGHFGLNSSAGLRQLNLLQLPTGPLIFNPLQQQQVSQFSPQQSQSATSSPQQQGETGDQGSDQNLGSQQTAVINLGVGGFMSPQTGMVLLHTNSQWSVLP, encoded by the exons ATG CAACAAGGTTTGGAGTATGCACTGGACCGAGCAGAG TACATTGTCGAAAGTGCTCGCCAGCGACCTGCAAAAAGGAGGCTGTCTTCAGGTGGAAGAAAAAGTTTGTATCAGAAGCTCTATGAGCTGTACATTGAAGAATGTGAGAAAGAACCAGAGTTAAAG ACTTTAAGAAGAAATGTGAATCTGTTGGAAAAGCTGGTGTCTCAGGAATCAGTGTCATGCCTCGTGGTAAACCTGTACCCTGGAAATGAGGGCTACTCATTAATGCTCAGGGGCAAAAATGGATCAG ATTCTGAAACCGTCCGCCTGCCATATGAAGAAGGCGAACTGCTTGAGTACTTGGATGCAGAGGAGTTGCCTCCAATTCTGGTGGATTTGTTGGAGAAATCGCAG GTGAACATCTTCCACTGTGGCTGTGTGATCGTTGAAGTGCGAGACTTCAGACAGTCGATTAATGCTAAGATGCCTTCCTATCAAAGCAGACATGTTCTTTTGAGGCCCACAATGCAG aCTCTGATTTGTGACGTCCATGCAATGACCAGTGAGCATCACAAGTGGACACAG GATGACAAATTGCAACTGGAGAGTCAGTTGATATTGGCGACAGCTGAACCTCTGTGTCTGGACCCGTCCATTTCTGTGACCTGCACGGCCAACCGTCTGTTTTACAACAAGCAGAAACTAAACACTCGTTCAATGAAACG GTGTTACAAAAGGCACTCTCGAGCCGCCCTGAACAGACAACAGGAGTTGTCTTACCTTCCTGTGCCCCCACAGCTACGCCTTTATGACTACctacagaagaagaaggagagaagaCCTGCTCCAAGCATTGACTTGAAGATATCAAAAATTGGAAAT TGTGTTGACATGTGGAGGCAAAACAACAACTGCCAGCTCAGCGTTCCTAAAGAAATCGAT GTGGAGAAGTACGCTGTTGTGGAGAAGTCTCTGCTGTTGGAAGACTCTCAGCCCACAACTGTCATTTGGCCTGCTGAG GAAGTCATTGATGACTACACTTTTGAGTGTGAAGTGAGAGGCCAAGTCCAAAGGACTAAGGTATCCATCTTTCAGTCAATTGGTGATCCACTGGTTTATGGAAAGATCTACTGTGCTAAAGAGCCAAAGGCAGAGGATGATGTTACAGACCTTAAGCTCGTACATCCTCC GTTCCTTATAGGATCAAAGATTGATGCTGAGCG TTTTCTAGCTCATTACCAAAaagtgtgtgagacagagggaaactgtgaggtgaaaatgtcccATAATGTTGGACAAGGTCCCCTTTCTCCTAACAAAGATGAG ACTGATGGAACGTCTTTACTGACGCAGACATCGGTTCTGGGAAAAGGGGTAAAGCACCGGCCGCCTCCAATCAAACTGCCACCAGGATctggcagcagctcctcctcag GTAATTCATTTAGCTCCCAAACATCCTGTGTTCCGCTCAAAGGTCCTACACCCCCTCCAGCCAAAAGCCAGTCTCTTAACAGGAAACACTCTATTGAACTAGGGCAGATGGGCATGCTGTCGCCTGCCTCCCTCTCACCGATTGGCACCGCACAAA GATCGGGAACACCCAAGCCATCCACCCCCACACCGAGCAACACACCATGCTCAACACCACACCCATCCGATGTGCTAACCGCCCCCCTCCCTGTGACCCCAACCCCCTCAGACGGTGCAGTGGTTCAGGGTCAGTCACAGACCACCCTGCTCACCAATTTTCCCCAGCAGCAACTGTCTTTGAGTCAACCTTTGCCTGTCATGACCATCCCCTTGCCCACCATGGGGACCTCCATCACCACAGGAGCCACGTCATCACAGGTCATGACGAACCCTGCTGGACTAAATTTCATCAATGTGGTCAGCTCTGTCTG CAGTCCTCAGACATTAATGAGCAGCTCCAACCAAATGCTGGGTCCTGGCCTTAATTTAAGTGGAATACTGCCATCTGGGGGGCTGATGCCCAGCATGCAGTCAGCTACACCAACAG GAGGCCACTTTGGTCTGAACAGCAGTGCTGGCTTAAGACAACTGAACCTTTTGCAG CTCCCCACTGGCCCTCTCATCTTTAaccctctgcagcagcagcaggtgtctCAGTTCTCCCCACAGCAGAGTCAGTCGGCCACCTCcagtcctcagcagcagggggaGACG GGGGATCAAGGCAGTGATCAAAATTTGGGAAGTCAACAGACAGCAGTCATCAATCTGGGTGTAGGAGGGTTTATGTCGCCGCAGACAGGTATGGTCCTCCTTCACACCAACAGTCAATGGTCTGTCTTGCCTTAA